A genome region from Thermoanaerobacterium xylanolyticum LX-11 includes the following:
- a CDS encoding cation diffusion facilitator family transporter: MENKNLSNKIIYLVTTYSIILNTALAITKYFLGKYSGSTALTADAVHSGLDVFSSFIVLSGIYLSSRKVKNYPYGLYKIENFTSAFVSILIILTAFEIGKGIFENSKSLNSSFESKIITIAILCLITFVIFLYSRFERKIGIKYSAPGIIADSEHIKSDMLSMLVLAVNILLNIFKINIDKYITMAIVVLIAYSGWKLLKESIMVLLDVSIDYNTIEEIRSIIMSFPQVSEITKIKGRKAGRYIFIEIDVKFDIVTLEEAHKLSNMIEEEIYDNLPNIDSITLHYEPYEKQQIKIAIPLQKPEIKEISKKFGESPYFAFITYDLKDKKILNQEICSNEKINLSEKRGINVALWILENKKADIIVASPDIFNSAPYFVFKANNKKIYTSDATNIINIKDFIDCAVESM; this comes from the coding sequence ATGGAAAATAAAAATTTAAGCAACAAAATCATATACTTAGTAACTACATATTCCATAATTCTTAATACAGCATTAGCTATAACAAAATATTTCTTAGGAAAATATTCTGGTAGTACTGCTCTCACAGCAGATGCTGTACATTCAGGCTTAGACGTATTTTCATCTTTTATAGTGTTATCAGGAATATATTTATCTTCAAGAAAAGTAAAAAACTACCCATACGGGCTTTATAAAATAGAAAATTTTACATCTGCATTTGTATCAATTTTAATTATACTAACTGCTTTTGAAATAGGTAAAGGTATTTTTGAAAATTCAAAATCTTTAAATTCCTCATTTGAAAGCAAAATTATAACTATAGCTATACTTTGTTTAATAACATTTGTCATATTTTTATACAGCAGATTTGAAAGAAAAATTGGAATCAAGTATAGTGCGCCTGGAATTATTGCTGATTCTGAACATATAAAATCAGATATGCTTTCAATGTTAGTTTTGGCAGTAAATATTTTATTGAATATATTCAAAATAAATATTGATAAGTACATAACAATGGCGATTGTTGTTCTTATTGCTTATTCAGGATGGAAATTGCTTAAAGAATCCATAATGGTATTGCTAGATGTAAGCATAGATTATAATACTATTGAAGAAATAAGAAGTATAATTATGTCATTCCCACAAGTAAGCGAAATAACAAAAATTAAAGGTAGAAAAGCTGGAAGATACATATTTATAGAAATTGATGTGAAATTCGATATAGTAACTTTAGAGGAAGCTCATAAATTATCAAATATGATAGAAGAAGAAATATATGATAATTTGCCTAATATTGATAGCATAACATTGCACTATGAACCTTACGAAAAGCAGCAAATTAAAATAGCTATTCCTCTGCAAAAGCCTGAGATTAAAGAAATTTCTAAAAAATTTGGTGAATCTCCATATTTCGCTTTTATAACATACGATTTAAAAGACAAAAAAATATTAAATCAAGAAATATGTAGCAATGAAAAAATAAATCTTTCGGAAAAAAGAGGAATTAATGTAGCATTATGGATATTAGAAAACAAAAAAGCAGATATAATTGTAGCATCACCAGATATATTTAATTCAGCACCATACTTTGTATTTAAAGCTAATAACAAAAAAATATATACAAGCGATGCTACAAATATAATAAATATTAAAGATTTTATAGACTGTGCCGTAGAAAGTATGTGA
- a CDS encoding FAD-dependent oxidoreductase → METDVLVVGGSAGGILAALSAKKTYKDKKVTVVRMTKKVMVPCGIPYIFGTLKDTAKNVIPDSMLTNAGIDIIIDEVLKIDKDNNLAVTRENGEIKYDKMIMATGSLPLMPTFIPGYDIENVYPIKKDEDYLKIVQESINNANDIVVIGGGFIGVEMAEQIKALDKNVTLIEIADKLLWQAFDAEYSDMVEAIIKQKGVVIKTNTKVTKILGETKVEGVELENGEIVKADIVILGMGVVPNTKLAKETGIKLNEKGAIVVDEYMRTSAANIFAVGDCAEKKCFFTRKNVPILLASTAANEAKIAGVNVFNLRLVKENKGTISAFSTKIYDTAFAAAGLTEVQAKKEGFDIVIGEFSTMDKHPGSLPNAKSIKMKLIFSRYSGVIIGAQISGGESVGEMINILSLAIQKGLTASELNTFQTATHPLLTASPVSYPINSAALDALSKM, encoded by the coding sequence ATAGAAACAGATGTTTTGGTTGTAGGAGGAAGCGCAGGAGGAATTCTTGCAGCATTGTCGGCAAAAAAAACTTATAAAGACAAGAAAGTAACAGTTGTTCGTATGACTAAAAAAGTGATGGTGCCTTGCGGTATACCATATATATTTGGTACGCTGAAAGACACAGCAAAAAATGTTATACCTGATTCAATGCTTACAAATGCAGGTATAGATATAATAATAGATGAAGTTTTAAAAATAGATAAAGACAACAATTTAGCAGTTACAAGAGAAAATGGTGAAATAAAGTATGACAAGATGATCATGGCCACTGGTTCATTGCCACTTATGCCAACTTTTATTCCTGGATATGATATAGAAAATGTGTATCCAATAAAAAAAGATGAAGATTACTTAAAGATCGTTCAAGAGAGCATTAACAATGCTAATGATATTGTTGTTATTGGTGGAGGTTTTATTGGCGTTGAGATGGCAGAACAAATAAAAGCATTAGATAAGAATGTGACATTGATTGAAATTGCTGATAAACTTTTGTGGCAAGCATTTGACGCTGAGTATAGCGATATGGTTGAAGCAATAATTAAGCAAAAAGGTGTAGTGATAAAAACAAATACTAAAGTTACGAAGATTTTAGGTGAAACAAAAGTAGAAGGTGTAGAACTTGAAAATGGAGAAATAGTAAAAGCAGATATTGTAATATTAGGAATGGGCGTTGTACCAAATACAAAATTAGCAAAAGAAACTGGAATAAAGCTTAATGAAAAAGGAGCTATTGTAGTTGATGAATATATGAGGACAAGTGCTGCTAATATATTTGCTGTTGGAGATTGTGCAGAGAAAAAATGTTTCTTTACCAGAAAAAATGTTCCTATTTTATTGGCTTCAACAGCTGCAAATGAAGCGAAAATTGCAGGAGTAAATGTGTTTAATCTAAGATTGGTTAAAGAAAATAAAGGAACGATAAGTGCTTTTTCTACAAAAATATATGATACTGCTTTTGCTGCTGCAGGTTTAACAGAAGTCCAAGCTAAAAAGGAAGGTTTTGATATAGTTATTGGTGAATTTTCAACAATGGATAAACATCCAGGATCGTTACCAAATGCTAAAAGTATAAAGATGAAGCTAATATTTTCAAGGTATTCTGGTGTCATAATAGGTGCTCAGATATCTGGTGGTGAAAGCGTTGGCGAAATGATAAATATTTTGAGTCTTGCTATACAAAAAGGGCTTACAGCTTCAGAGTTAAATACATTCCAAACGGCAACACATCCATTGTTGACAGCATCTCCAGTGTCATATCCTATTAACTCAGCAGCTCTTGACGCTTTATCTAAAATGTAA
- a CDS encoding Fur family transcriptional regulator: MIELENVYLQNLIDFLEKIGVKITLTRLILLKTFTDNPDVHFDFNSLLKIVKKEDPNYGVATLYRNLDMLIKKNIISVNTINNVKYYEIITPQKGNIHTHLICKYCNNVEEYSGYEVIQFLNLIKDKYGFDINYGSINVYGICKKCREKLKE; this comes from the coding sequence GTGATAGAATTGGAAAATGTATATTTACAAAATTTAATAGATTTTTTAGAAAAGATAGGTGTAAAAATCACATTAACCAGATTGATACTTCTAAAGACATTTACAGACAATCCTGATGTTCATTTTGATTTCAATAGTTTGCTGAAAATTGTCAAAAAAGAAGATCCTAATTATGGTGTAGCTACTCTTTATAGAAATTTGGACATGTTGATTAAAAAAAATATCATTTCTGTCAATACAATCAATAATGTAAAATATTATGAGATTATTACACCTCAAAAAGGCAATATTCATACACATTTGATTTGTAAATATTGTAACAATGTGGAAGAGTATTCAGGATATGAAGTCATACAATTTTTAAATTTAATTAAAGATAAGTATGGATTTGATATAAATTATGGCAGCATTAATGTATATGGTATATGTAAAAAATGTAGAGAAAAACTCAAAGAATAG
- a CDS encoding MFS transporter, translating to MTIVKTNKTKLFILSLSHMVNDYYMNFIQTLMPFLIAAGLSAGKAGFLVSVFTITSSLIQPIIGYIVDVKNQKWFVYIGTLFMAVLLSLLGIMKSYPLLLIISGIAGIGTAAFHPQASAMTTEFSSVEKRNTNQAFFVTLGNIGWALTPLTVVPFVEKYGLSITPIFVIPGLIAFILLFLSLSKNNASSSNVKKEYSPLLITLRTSWKELTKIMIVVALRSLTYYGMLSYLALYLKHKNVSVLLSSKLLFFMLFAGALGGLIGGMLADKYGKKLILTTSLILSSFFFLIFILTTGMLSYIMLIIAGTMLLASFSITTVLAQSLLSKNAAMASGLALGFGTGIGGLGVGLFGILIDFNGITSAILLMAIIPILAGLISLSIKAQN from the coding sequence ATGACCATTGTAAAAACAAACAAAACAAAATTATTTATTCTTTCTCTTTCTCACATGGTAAATGATTATTACATGAATTTCATTCAAACACTTATGCCGTTTTTAATTGCTGCAGGACTTAGTGCAGGCAAAGCAGGATTTTTAGTATCTGTCTTTACAATAACATCATCATTAATACAACCAATCATTGGATATATTGTTGATGTTAAAAATCAAAAATGGTTTGTCTATATTGGGACATTGTTTATGGCTGTTTTGCTTAGCCTATTAGGGATAATGAAAAGTTACCCACTGCTTTTAATAATCTCTGGAATTGCTGGTATTGGTACTGCTGCTTTTCATCCACAAGCATCTGCTATGACAACTGAATTTAGCTCCGTTGAAAAAAGAAACACAAATCAAGCTTTTTTCGTGACATTAGGCAACATAGGATGGGCTCTCACTCCATTAACGGTTGTTCCGTTTGTGGAAAAGTACGGTTTATCAATAACGCCTATTTTTGTAATCCCAGGCTTGATTGCTTTTATTTTATTGTTTTTATCTCTTAGTAAAAATAATGCATCATCTTCAAATGTAAAAAAAGAATATTCACCCTTGCTTATAACTCTACGCACATCATGGAAAGAACTTACTAAAATCATGATTGTCGTTGCATTGCGTTCATTAACATATTATGGTATGTTGTCGTATTTAGCCCTTTATTTAAAACATAAAAATGTATCTGTCCTTTTATCAAGCAAATTGCTTTTCTTTATGCTATTTGCAGGTGCTCTTGGTGGCCTTATTGGAGGAATGTTAGCTGATAAGTACGGTAAAAAGTTGATTTTAACTACTTCATTAATACTCTCCAGCTTTTTCTTTCTTATTTTTATTTTAACAACCGGTATGTTAAGTTATATAATGCTTATTATTGCAGGTACAATGCTTTTAGCATCATTCTCAATTACTACCGTGCTTGCTCAAAGTTTGCTGAGCAAAAATGCTGCAATGGCTTCTGGCTTGGCACTTGGATTTGGGACAGGAATAGGTGGTCTTGGCGTAGGATTATTTGGAATACTCATTGATTTTAATGGTATTACATCAGCAATTTTATTAATGGCAATCATACCAATTTTAGCAGGTTTAATAAGCTTAAGTATAAAAGCCCAAAACTAA
- a CDS encoding DUF5320 domain-containing protein, with the protein MPRGDGTGPMGYGPMSGRGMGFCCGHGAPGYMSGHGIHRGYRNMYYATKAPFWARYGSAVDEKSYLNAQAQYLKDQLKYIEDRLKDLDDNDEDKNNK; encoded by the coding sequence ATGCCAAGAGGAGATGGCACAGGCCCAATGGGATATGGTCCAATGTCTGGAAGAGGTATGGGATTTTGTTGTGGTCATGGTGCTCCAGGATATATGAGTGGACATGGTATACACAGAGGATATAGAAACATGTATTACGCAACTAAAGCACCGTTTTGGGCAAGATATGGCAGTGCTGTGGACGAGAAATCTTACCTTAATGCACAAGCCCAATACCTCAAGGATCAACTTAAATATATAGAAGACAGATTGAAGGATTTAGACGATAACGACGAAGACAAAAATAACAAGTAA
- a CDS encoding YitT family protein has translation MFVGNNKLRSRLSVKNILGILFGTFIYSIGINTFIVHARLLSGGVSGISLIVQYLTGLPAGYTIFMLNIPLLILSYKKIGSRFTFYTILGTASLSVFLILTQFLDKLINFDDPILLCLYGGVLTGAGMGIVFANHGSTGGLDIISVLVKKKYENFELGKTNLYINFFIVLAGAIFIGLKSALYTLVSMSINSFVLDKTINGFNRRKMLFIITNDEEKISNAIMNDLKRGVTFIQAEGAYTKTNRRILYCVVSLSQIPYIKHLVYSIDSNAFISILDVSEVRGKGFMDDLF, from the coding sequence ATGTTTGTTGGCAATAATAAATTAAGAAGCAGATTAAGCGTAAAAAATATACTGGGAATCCTCTTTGGCACTTTTATTTATTCAATTGGAATTAATACATTTATCGTACATGCAAGACTTTTAAGTGGTGGTGTATCTGGGATTTCTCTAATTGTACAGTATTTGACAGGACTTCCTGCCGGATACACGATTTTCATGCTGAATATACCATTGCTTATTTTAAGCTACAAAAAAATAGGTTCTCGATTTACTTTCTATACGATATTAGGTACAGCTTCTCTATCTGTTTTTTTGATATTAACTCAGTTTTTAGATAAATTAATCAATTTTGACGATCCCATATTGTTATGCCTTTACGGTGGTGTACTTACAGGTGCAGGCATGGGAATAGTCTTTGCTAATCATGGTTCAACTGGTGGACTTGATATCATATCTGTACTGGTAAAGAAAAAATATGAGAATTTTGAATTGGGTAAGACAAACCTATATATTAATTTTTTCATAGTCTTGGCTGGAGCAATATTTATAGGACTTAAAAGTGCTTTATACACACTTGTTTCAATGTCTATAAATTCGTTTGTATTAGACAAAACGATAAATGGATTTAACAGGCGAAAGATGCTTTTTATAATTACAAATGATGAGGAAAAGATTAGCAATGCAATCATGAATGATTTAAAAAGAGGTGTTACGTTTATTCAAGCTGAAGGCGCATATACAAAGACTAATCGCAGAATACTGTATTGTGTTGTATCACTTTCACAAATTCCATATATTAAACACTTAGTTTACAGCATTGACAGCAATGCATTTATATCAATATTGGACGTTTCTGAGGTAAGAGGGAAAGGATTTATGGACGATTTATTTTAG
- the hydG gene encoding [FeFe] hydrogenase H-cluster radical SAM maturase HydG has product MDRQIADFIDDEKIKAALRYGESASKDEALKIIEKAKNLKGITPEEAAVLLNLEDDEILEEMYKVARYIKEQIYGNRIVIFAPLYISNYCVNNCRYCGYKHSNEQERKRLTMDEVRREIEILEEMGHKRLAVEAGEDPVNCPIDYVLDVIKTIYDTKLKNGSIRRVNVNIAATTVEDYKKLKDVGIGTYILFQETYHRPTYEYMHPTGPKHDYDYHTTAMDRAMEAGIDDVGMGVLYGLYDYKYETIALLYHANHLDEKFGVGPHTISVPRLRPALNITLDEYPYLVSDKDFKKLVAVIRLAVPYTGMILSTRELPEFREEVISVGISQISAGSCTGVGGYYEEISKKAETKPQFEVGDHRTPNEILRTLCEQHYLPSYCTACYRMGRTGDRFMSFAKTGQIHNFCLPNAILTFKEFLLDYGDEATKAIGEETIAANIENIPSEKVREETKNRLKRLENGERDLYF; this is encoded by the coding sequence ATGGATAGGCAGATTGCAGATTTTATTGACGACGAGAAGATAAAAGCGGCTTTAAGATATGGTGAAAGTGCATCAAAGGATGAAGCTTTAAAAATCATTGAAAAAGCTAAAAATTTAAAGGGCATTACGCCTGAAGAAGCAGCAGTTCTTCTAAACTTGGAAGATGATGAGATTCTTGAAGAAATGTACAAAGTTGCGAGATACATTAAAGAGCAGATTTATGGCAACAGAATAGTTATATTTGCACCGCTTTATATAAGCAATTACTGTGTCAATAATTGTAGATATTGTGGCTATAAACATTCTAACGAGCAAGAACGAAAAAGACTTACTATGGATGAGGTAAGGCGTGAGATAGAAATATTAGAGGAAATGGGGCACAAAAGGCTTGCAGTCGAGGCAGGTGAGGATCCTGTAAATTGTCCTATTGATTATGTATTGGATGTTATCAAGACTATTTACGATACAAAGTTGAAAAATGGCAGCATAAGAAGAGTCAATGTAAATATAGCTGCTACGACTGTTGAAGATTATAAAAAGTTAAAAGATGTAGGAATAGGGACATATATATTATTTCAAGAGACTTACCACAGGCCCACATACGAATACATGCATCCGACAGGGCCAAAACATGACTACGATTATCACACAACTGCTATGGATAGAGCCATGGAAGCTGGTATTGATGATGTAGGCATGGGAGTCTTGTATGGACTTTATGACTACAAGTACGAGACAATAGCACTTTTGTACCACGCAAATCATCTTGACGAAAAATTCGGTGTTGGGCCACATACTATATCTGTTCCAAGGCTTAGACCTGCTTTAAATATTACTCTTGATGAGTATCCATATCTGGTGTCTGATAAGGATTTTAAAAAACTTGTAGCAGTAATACGTCTGGCTGTGCCATACACAGGTATGATTTTATCTACGAGAGAGCTTCCTGAATTTAGAGAAGAAGTTATAAGCGTAGGTATATCTCAGATAAGTGCAGGTTCTTGCACAGGTGTGGGTGGCTATTACGAAGAAATATCGAAAAAGGCTGAAACGAAGCCACAATTTGAAGTAGGAGATCATAGGACGCCAAATGAGATATTGAGGACACTATGTGAGCAGCATTATCTGCCAAGCTATTGTACGGCATGTTATAGGATGGGGCGCACTGGTGACAGATTTATGAGCTTTGCTAAAACAGGGCAGATTCACAACTTCTGCTTGCCAAATGCGATACTTACATTTAAGGAGTTCCTCTTAGATTATGGCGATGAAGCTACAAAGGCTATAGGTGAAGAAACGATTGCTGCAAACATAGAAAATATTCCTTCTGAGAAGGTAAGAGAAGAAACGAAAAATAGACTCAAACGGTTAGAAAATGGTGAAAGAGATCTGTATTTTTAA